DNA sequence from the Sinomonas terrae genome:
ATCCACAGTCCCGTCCGCGTAGCGCACGGTCAGGACGCCCCGAAGGCTCAGCTCGGCGCGCTCGGTCACGATGTCGAGCGTCACGGGCGAGTTCACGGCATTCGCATTGGTGGCGTAGAAGACGGAACGCACGGACGCGCCGTCGTCCGTTGTGTGCTCAAGGAGGATATCCGCGGTGTCCTCGACCTCGATCACGCCTTCGAGCGCCCGCCTCGAGGCTCCCCCGCCCACGACCTTCGCCGGGCCGACGAGCCATTGGAGGAGGTCGAGCGTGTGGATGGCCTGGTTCATGAGGAGGCCCCCGCCGCTGCCGTCCCAGGTGCCGCGCCACGGGCGGGCGGCGTAATAGTCGGCGGTGCGGTGCCACATCACGGTCGCGTTGGCAGCGAGGACCCGGCCGAGGCTTCCGCTCTCGAGCAGGCCGCGCAGCGCGCGGATCGTCGCGTTATACCGGTTCTGGAAACAGACCCCGAACTGAGCCCCGTGCTCGGCGAAGGCCTTGCGCGCGGCCGGCGCGAGCGCCTCGGCGTCGGAGAGGGTGTGCGCCACGGGTTTTTCAGTCAGCACGTGGACCCCGCGCGCGAGGGCTTCGAGAGCGAGCGGAGCGTGCGCCTTGTGCGGGGTGCACAGATGGACGACGTCGATCTCCCCCGAGTCGAGCAACTCGCCGAGGCTCGCGTACCCGGGTACGTCGTGGGCCGCCTCCGCTTTGGCGAGCCGCTCCGGATCCGTGTCGACGACGGCGGCCAGCTTCGCGCCGTCGACCGCTTCGATCGCTGCGAAATGCTGGGCGGAGATGTCACCGCAGCCGACGACGGCGGCGCGCCTCAGGATGGACTGGGGGGACTCAGCGGGGGCGTCAGATGCCATCGTTCCAACCTAATGCCATCGTTCCAACCTAGTGAGGACGGCGGCCGGCGGGCAACCGTTTGCCACGCTTGCCTTTGTCCGGCGGTAATCCTGCCGGGATCGTGCCGTCATCCTGCTTCCAAGGACTTCCTGCTCAGGACTCGTCGATGCGCTTGAGGAGCTCGCCGAGGGCTTCGCGGATCTCGTCGTGGTTGTACTGGCTCGCCCGGCTCTCACCGGAGATCACTGCGCACCGGTGAACCTTGTTCAGGTCGCCGAAGGGGAACTTGTAGTGCGCCTTGCTCTCGTCCGGGGCCTCGTCGTCGACTCCAAGGAACCATTGCGAATACTCGCCGGGCCCCTTCTTGTCGAGGAAGTCGCTCAGTTCTTGGTTGTTCGGTGCATGCTCGCTCCAGTCGTCGCGGCTGTCCCGCACGACCTTGCCCTCGCGGACCAGCGATTTGGCGTGCTCGAACGCTTTCTTGTTCAGCTTAACCGTCACGTGGGTAGGCTATGCCCATGCGCGAACTTCAGGCGAAGATCATCGAAGAAATGGGCGTCAAGCCCGAGATTGACCCGGCTGAAGAAGTCACGGCCAGGGTCAAGTTCCTCAAGGACTACGTCAAGGTCAGCGGCGCGAAGGGCTTCGTGCTGGGCATCAGCGGCGGGCTCGACTCCTCCCTCGCGGGACGCCTCGCGCAGCTCGCCGTCGAGTCCTTGGCGGAGGACGGCGTCGATGCTGACTTCATCGCCGTTCGGCTCCCCCACGGGGTGCAGCACGACGAGGAGGACGCGCGCGCGGCCCTCGAGTTCGTTCAGCCCAAAACGGAGTGGACCTTCAACGTGAAGCCCGCCGTGGACGGGTTCGAGCAGGAGTACGAGCGGACCTCCGACAAGGAGCTGAGCGACTTCACCCGCGGCAACACAAAGGCCCGCTCCCGCATGATCGCGCAGTACATGAT
Encoded proteins:
- a CDS encoding Gfo/Idh/MocA family protein → MASDAPAESPQSILRRAAVVGCGDISAQHFAAIEAVDGAKLAAVVDTDPERLAKAEAAHDVPGYASLGELLDSGEIDVVHLCTPHKAHAPLALEALARGVHVLTEKPVAHTLSDAEALAPAARKAFAEHGAQFGVCFQNRYNATIRALRGLLESGSLGRVLAANATVMWHRTADYYAARPWRGTWDGSGGGLLMNQAIHTLDLLQWLVGPAKVVGGGASRRALEGVIEVEDTADILLEHTTDDGASVRSVFYATNANAVNSPVTLDIVTERAELSLRGVLTVRYADGTVDVIEESGILPGERSYWGASHRLLIADFYASLDSGIPFWIGAEEATAALRLIKDVYARSFPEGGWL
- the nadE gene encoding ammonia-dependent NAD(+) synthetase, which encodes MRELQAKIIEEMGVKPEIDPAEEVTARVKFLKDYVKVSGAKGFVLGISGGLDSSLAGRLAQLAVESLAEDGVDADFIAVRLPHGVQHDEEDARAALEFVQPKTEWTFNVKPAVDGFEQEYERTSDKELSDFTRGNTKARSRMIAQYMIAGERNLLVIGTDHGAESVTGFFTKYGDGGADILPLFGLNKRQNRQILQHLGAPERVWQKIPTADLLDLQPGRTDEHELGITYEEIDSYLEGRDVPEEVAESIEKRYLLTRHKRATPVTRFDTWWQEGAAAWTK